The stretch of DNA GCCCTGCTGTGGCCATTGAGGTTACAAAAAAGCCCTCCCTCCACTTTTTGTTAATCCATTTAAAAGGAAATGAATCACTAACTTTGTACGATTGCTGTATATATTGGGTGCCTGAAATCCATGATCTAAGTTAGTGTGAAGCAAAATGGACAACTGCCGTAGCACATCGGCCaatatatataacttaaaaGGAACCAACCTTTAGACATTACTACTAATGAACTCCCATTTGCAACTCCTGCAACTGCACTGATATAGTAACTTTTTTCCCACTGCTCCTTGAtccattccttaaaaaaaaaaacagaaaatcacTTGTTAATAATAAGTACGccttatgtaccaaaaaaaaaataataatgataagtACGCCTTGAAACTAAAGATTAACAATTTTTAGAAGCATACATAACTAGTGTGCTAagcataaaattttaataaaccACAAGTAGAAGAATATATGGCAATATATTGAAATTTACCTTATGGAAAAATTGGGTGGAGAGTTCATAAACTTGGGAAGTGAAACCTGTCCCAGCATCCATAATTAAGGCCCATAGGCCCTGAGATGAAGCAACACTGCTAATATATAAACCATCCTCGTTTCCCTTGTCAATGTGCTGTGATAATCTTGTACTTGACACATTGTAGTGATATCTACAACACAAAGAAAACCACTCCTAATGCGTTACAACTCCTTTACATCATAGTAAGCTTTGAAACCGGATAAGGGTATAAATAGATTTACGCATATGGTATGGGCTGAACACAAGAATAATGGAAGTCATCCCCTTGCATCTATTTTAAAGAGTATGATACTTCATACGAAGTAAATGCAAAATGAAATATAAGAATAACTATGTCTCCCTCTTTTAAAGAATGAGAAGTTATAATTTGATGCAAAAGAATTTTAAAGAATGAGATATTATTACTTCCATATTTGTATAGGTTAAAAAGAATGCTACGTGAAGCCTTGTATATTTCTTTGATAATTTGTTTgtaaaaataatcatttccCAATTTTAAAACACCTAACCATGAATCACATATCTGACACAACAAGCTTTTAAGACTTTTTTTAAGACTTATTGGTGTATACCTTTGTTTCATCGGTCTACGGGCATTGTAAACACTAATCCACTGGTTCGCTGGCACACCCATTCGAACCTTCTTTTTGGGttgttcatcatcatcttctaaAGCCAGCCGGCCTCTTTTATGACCAACAAGCTTCaaggaaaataaaatagcaGTATCAAAGGTTGGACTACAAACATCGTACATACATAAAACAACACAAGAgtaaaagggtagcaaaaccgATACCTGTTGTGCACCTTCTGTATTAAGTGGTCTAATATCTGGGTTTGGACCAATAATCCCATCAAAGAGAGAAATGTATTTTGCGTAACTCGGCTCTTCATCATACTTTAAGCTCACTACATGTTCAACAAACTCTTTAAAAGGCCGGGGACAAAAACAACATAAGGTATCTGGAGTTGTTCCCATCTTCGTCTTGCAAACCTGATATCCCTTGTTTTCTCcctgaaataaaaaaaaaaaagtctaagaACAACATTCTTaacatgagagaaaaaaaacaaaaaagttgttTAAATATGACAAACCTGGTATCCTTGCCAAGGAAGATGACCTCGAAGAAGAAAAACCAACGTATATGCAAGAGATTCCAAATCATCCCGCCTGCTTCCAGTTCTCCCCAAATGTGCATGCACACTTGCATAGCGGACTGTGCCCctgaaaatatttttcatatgatACAAGTTAATATAATATTGAGAACTCTGAAGATATTTAAACATTTTGTAAAAGatcacaaattaattataaataccTGAAGACATCAGGCCTTTGGTCATAGTCCACATGTAAACCAGTTGTACTATTCTGCCATTTAGTAGCTGCAAGCCCAAAATAGCACAAAAAAAGCCAAAGGAGTAATTAAATgatggaaaattgaaaatattacaTGTGACCGATAAATAATCAGTCAATAACATACCTAATCCAAGATCCACCAGGAACAGTTTTTTCTCGTCCACTGTCCCACGAGCGCCAAGCAGAAAATTTTCCGGTTTCACATCTCCATGTACATACCTACCGTATAGTTTGAGAAAAACataatttcatatattattataaaatatcttAATTCACATATTCCTATGTACATTGCTAATGTCGGCGAAAGAATaggaaaaggagaaaaaaaaggtcTAGCTTTGCAAAAGGTGTCTATCCACTATTCATAGGCATAACCGAAAAGAAATGAATGCACAAATAATTAAAGCTCATGCATGGAACTTACCCTCGAGAGTGCATCTTCTCCAATATGGATATTGCTTCGATGGCAATACAAGCAACCATTTCAGTGGACATGCTggaattaacaaaaaaattaacataacaattGAAAGTCAAAATTAACAACATGGAATATACTTTTATGCGCATCTAACAAATAATTTCCAAAAGACTTACGTGTGGGACTTAGTATTCCAAACATCCCACAAGCTAGGTCCTAGAATATCCATGATCTGCACATATGGAAGTCGTAAGCCAAACAAGAATCTTCAAACAAAGCAAACtcgaataaaaaaaatatgatattatcattcaaaataataaataaaaacaatcaaatCCAAATGACTAAAGAATAAAACCCAATAACATACCATGATGAAATAGTCACCTTGCCTGCCCTTGTAATGTACCTGTGGCACACCATGGCTTCCACCAAGGGTGCTGTACgaataaaattatagaaaaatattcataatcatAACATACCCTAAAACTATATAGGAAATtaagataaaatataaaaatgagcAATAATAACACTCACTTGTAGACGTGCCACTCATTTGGCGGTCCATAGTTACATCCTTTACTACTTATGTGCTCAAATTTTATTGCTACCTGATCAAATAATTAAAACACTTTCAGCatgtaaaaataagaaatataacTTATTGCAATATCGATAGGATACACATACCTCTACAGCTCCAGGTCCAATTCTCTGGCTCAAATTTCCACCAGAAACACGCCGACCAACATATACTTGCCCAAATCCACCCTTGCCAAGTTTTTTCTCTGTTTTATACAGCGGAGAATCACCTACTTGAACCTGtgataagaagaaaacaaatttatGATACAAGTATTACCAGAACAGTGTTAGACTAGGGAAACTGAAACATGTAGCAAATGATTATTACACCTATTGGCATTCATGGTTGAAGAAAAACATGAGAAAACTAGCAAGGAACAAAATAGTTTGATTGAATTACTGCTAAAAGGTACTGCTAAAAAACAGTAACAACTAACAACCAGAGCCTTTTCCAATTATATGGGCTTTGCTATAGGGAACAATCAACGCCATAATCTCTTATCATGGATTATACGGCCGTTTTTCaatatctattttaaaaaaaaataaaataaaatattcaggCATTACTTTTCAAAATGCCGATGTTAATTTGTAAAGCCAATATCTACCAGGTTTACATCCAATAATACCACTCCATTATTTTAAATGGAAGGGCATGCCATAAGACCAATGATCATTCACTAttcttaaagaagaaaaaatcatatttttataagatCATGAAATGTTGAGCTGACAAACATTGAGTAGAGACAAGTATTAAGTTGGGTGTCATCAAGAATCAATACTGGGTATGTACTACATACAACCAAGTACCAGCACACTAAATATTCACTTAATGACTTTAAGTAGGATTGTCTCACATGGGTCGATAAATTATCATGGATTTCTTTTGATATGAAGATTGGGTGGATGTGAATGCATGTAAAGAATTATACAGCTTTACAAATTATGATGGCACTGAGTATCAAAGAAACTAAAGATGGAATACATGCATCAACAAATCCAAATGCTGTGATTTTAGAAACCAATAACAGAATAATAAGACATTTCTATTCTATGACCAATATAAAGTGAGGAATAATAGAGAAATACTGTTCAGTAGAGACTCAAATATTGTCAACCAGGATTTCAAATTCTACGTGTATGTATATGCACACTTCTACTAACCGAATATCTTGTATGTTTTCAAAACTAACTAATTAAATCATATACTTATGTTATCAGTGCCAAAGAAATTGTACTGTTGTATCCTCTGAGATTATAGAGCATTAATTAACGGCTCAAGACAACTCACAGCACCCCGTGGATAAGTTATACCCCCAATCAAGACTAAGACCAATATTGCCACCTGAATTAGCTCCAAACAAAGCTTCAAAATATTAGGTGGTGGTCCTTTTCCTGTCTAGAAAATCATACTAACTAATCACAACAAAATATCCCAATGACATATTCACCATCCTCAGACTAGGACCACCCCAGATACTCTAAACAACTTGGACCTTGGGGATCTAATTCACCGGCAGGATTCCTGCGGTGACGCGGATTCcttaatttaaaaaacataatcccttcggtcctaaatataagaaaaagttggctttttcttataatttaacAAAAACTCACCCCACAGACAAGTCACAATCACAAACAAAAAGTTAACAAGTGACGGAATAAAAACCCCCCATTACCATTTCAAACCTCTAAACCAAAATACCAATTCAAATAAAACCCTAATCATGCAAAACTAAAAGAAAAGACAATACTTTGCATTGCATGGTAGCAAAAAATAAGGCACATTAAAGTACATAACAAATAACAAAGTGTTTAAGCAGAAGAGGTAGAAACCTGTTCAGGAATAACAAAGCCATTGCTTTCTTCTTCAGCATCAGCCTTATCATTGCTATGACCACCACTCTCAATTCCATCCATCTGTTTCTCCCCAACCTCTTCCTTCTCAGCTCCACCACCTTCCTCCAACGCTCGATTCTCCTCCTCTCCCTTTGCTGTCGCGGCGACAACTATGTTCTCATTTTCCTCCTTTCCTGCCACAACAGCAATCGGCTCCTCTTCAACCTTATCATTGGCTGCTGCCGCAGCAGCTGCACGTCTCCGTCTCGTTCTAGTAGCAATTGCCTCCCCATCAATCGGATTTCTCACCGGTGGTTGTCGGTTTTGCTTTGGTGGCCGACCACGGCGCGCTCCACTACGCAATACCGGCATGGTTCATTGTTCAAATTCCATTATCCAGCAAccgaaaaattgaaaattaaatccaacaataatgaaaagattAGAGTTTCATGCAAAGCGTGTTTCTGTTTCCGATCAAAGCTATATCGAACTTAATTGAATGAAAATTAAACCAAAGAAGAGTGTTTTCGGGAAACGTTGAGGATTTATTTAATTCATTGAAACAGAGAAAGGAATGAGGAAAATGTGGGAAATTGAGAAGGTTTTTGGTTGAGAATTGTTATGGCGGGGATTTTCACGGCGGAATTAGGGTTCTGACACGGTGACagagtgaagaagaagaagaagaagaagaagaagctatTCTATTGCATAGAAGAAGAAGGGAAAATGGAaaatcagagagagagagagagagagagagagagagagagagagagagagagaagagtgTCTTTTCGGTACTTGTTTGTAGACACGGAACACGAGGTATTTATTTGCGTAGTCTAATCCCTATAGTATTTCTCCTTTTATAATTACTCCATAATTACTCCTTCCGTTCCAAGATAAATCACCTACTTAACTACATTTACATCTGCAGATGCCCAACTTTAATTATTAGataaatcaaacaatatctcataagttaatatttacatatatatatatatatatatatatatatatatatatataaatataaaagtaagttatttatttttgggaCAGAAGGAGTACTTTGTTTTGATGTCAGTGCTCTCAATATTTATGCTCAATAACTAACTAATGAACAACGTATCTAACCTATATTATAAGTCAGGTAcgttatttattaaatatatttaaaagtcACCACTAACACGCCGACCCTAGTTTTTGgagaatttttttcctttttcctctttttttcatataaataagtgatttttcacatatatcacattttttctatttattttttcgtGTTGTCGTCGTCTAAGTACGACGTTGTGTTGGTTGTCGTCTTGTGCAACGTTATTTGATATTCGGGATTGTTGTGGTGGTTGCTTATTCCTGTCGAAAGATCTACTTCAgtcaattgcagattcaatcaatgattttgACATCAACGTTTCAGCTCTGAAAGTATGGATATTCCGGTCACTttcattttatcatattatttgtagtCGGCAATTTGTCGTTGTATGatattaacttggatgttgtgaatttgttcacagattcatccttttacgattttagcgatgttgaatatgtaattgtatttgatgtattctattaatttaaatgaatgaatattattttgtttttgtcaatatatatatatatatatatatatatatatatatacttaaaaagtaaaaaaaattatattaaaaatcgAAGGAAGTACGGGTTAAACCtcttcaatattaaaaaaaaaaatcaaagaagtAGTATTCACCTCCTTAATTTAtcgaataattgatgtatttaattaaattagagGTTCGTAAAGAAGTTGGTCGTAGACGGAGACTAAAACGAGAGAGGACGCCTCAGAGGAGGTAAGGGTGGATGTAGCCAAGTGGATCAAGGCGGTGGATTGTGAATCAACCACGGACGGCTCAATCCACGTTGTTCGTCCATCAATAAATGGACCATTTGTTACGGAGACTTGAAGAATCTAAAGTCGAATAATCTAGAACAGAAGTGAAACTAGCAGACAAAATTACGTAGGAGAACGAACCTCTTGGTGTTAGTGGAGTTCCCTAGAGGACATAATAGCACTACTTAGTGAGCGGAGAACCAATTTTATgtattagttattcaatgaatttaaaaattactatgttttgtaaaaaaaaattatgttcacaTATttcatataagaaaaaattaatgaaaatgatagtaaataattagaaaagtaaaagaaagataaaaaaaataatataaattaaaattgtaaaatgaatattttttcttaaaattgtaaaatgaaaaaattatgacTTTTGTTTTTAACCATGACTTGGGTTATTAAAGgtattttggttgaatttttttgaattagGTTATTAAGGgtattctgtcaaaaaaaaaaaaggttattaaGGGTATTCTAACTTATATATActcttgtttattttaattgagAATATTTGCATGTGTCATACTTGTTAATGACttcaatataaatatatttagttatgttaatttgtatatataaaTGTGGATCTCTATGGAGTTCGACATGTTTAGGGCAccaaaggtaaaaaaaaattcccatgAAAACAGGGGAGAAAGTCCTTCCAGTGGTAGGATGGGGACGAGAATCATACCCTACCCCCTCTTTATAGGGATTCATCCccgaacaaataaaaaaatacattttatatttatatatacaagtatttcatatattatatttagtCATATTTTCACATAATAcatgtaaaaatttattttatccgtaacatttataattatttgttaattGTATTTGGTTTTAtagttaaatttaaattttttaacggttaataaattaaaaataataataatttagtttttttttatattaatggGCTCATAAGATACTATGGAGATCCGCCATGATGGACATGGGGAGGAAAAATTCATTGTGGTAGAGAGTAGGAGGGAGATAGGGACAATCTCATTGGTGAAATGGGGAGTGGAAAAGCACTCTCTGTCATCGCTACTGACCCGCCCCATTGACACAAAACGATGTGTTTCAAAACATGTCAATCTAATTTGATGCCGCAATAGTAACGTCGTCGCCGCCTTCTCAGCAAGTCCTTTTAATTCTCATCTCGATCCTGATCCATACCTCTGATCCATACCTTCTTGCATAGCTGCTGCTTCTTCTTCTCTTGACATGTGAGTGCAACTTTCTCATTTGTGGCCCTTATGGGATAGTAAGTATCTCAGTTACATACTCAAGGTTTGAGTGCTCTCTACCACTGCATCCTCTCCTCTCGTCTCAGTGTTCATCATTCCTTCTACCCTGTTGGAGCTATAGCCTTCTCATTAAAGTAATTATGCCTTCAAACTGTTTGATAAATTGCTTGTGAAGAATGCCCTCAAAATGTTTGATAAATTGCTTGTGAAGAATGTTGGTTCCTGGATTATGCATTTGTTCTTGGCTTGATTTTACTGATAAGTTTTGGCTTTCCTTTCAATAAGGAGTTGTGTTTTTCCCTTTTAATAAGGAGTTATGATTTCCCTTTCAATAAGGAGTTTTGCTTTCCCTTCAAATGAGTTTCATAGCTTGGAGTTGCCGACAGCTATGAACATCCTCATCCAATGATTATTCTGAGTTGGAACTGTCGGGGTTTGGGTCACCCGAGTGGAGTTCCGGCATTACGGGACCTAATCCGgatattatttttcttagtgaaACTATTTGTCACGCCAATAAAATTGAAGAGGTGCGACGTATTATTCATTATGAGTCTTGTTTCTCTGTTGATCGTGAAGGTAGAAGTGGAGGCCTTGCTATATTATGGAGACATGAAAGATTTTGTGAAATCCAAAACTATTCACGAAATTTTATCAACGTCGTTGTAAAAGAAGATGATAGCAATCAAGAATGAAGGCTCACAGGCTTCTATGGTATTCCTCAAAGGGGTCAAAGGAGAGAATCATGGAATATTCTTCGCATGCTTTCACAACAATCAAATCTTCCTTGGTGTATAATTGGGGATTTCAATGATATCCTCTCAAATGATGATAAGAGAGGTGATGTTCCTCATCCAACATGGCTATTCAATGGTTTCAGACAAGCCGTTAGTGATTGTGGGCTTATTGATGTTCCGTTACAAGGGCATTCTTACACGTGGTCAAGGAGAATGGGAACAAATTATGTGGTAGAAGAAAGACTTGACAGGGCACTTGTTACTCAACCTTGGATGAGTCTTTTTCCTCATTGCATTTTGAAGAACTTGATATCTGGGGCGTCTGATCACTCTCTGTTGCTTCTATGCACCGAACCACAAACATTTGTGTATAAAAAGCGACAATTTCGATTTGAGAACACTTGGCTTGTGGAACCGGAGATGCCCAGTATTGTTGATGATGGTTGGAAGCGCAACCTTGCTGATCCGTTGCTTGACAGACTTGCTGTGTGCACGGAGGAGCTCGATAATTGGGGCCGATCTCTTAGAAAGCGGTACAAAGAAGGTATTAATaattgtaaaaagaaaatagaggAGTTGCAGGGGCTGAACGGTCACGAAGCATATGTCGAGGTGATTACTTTAAAAGAAAAGCTCAATTCTTTATTGATTCAAGAAGAGATCTTTTGGAAACAACGTGCTAAGACATTTTGGATGAGAGATGGAGACATGAATTCAAAGTTCTTTCACGCTGCAGCAACTTCAAGAAAACAGcgaaataaaattacaaagttGAGAAATGATGATAACATTGAAGTGAATACTCAAGAAGGTCTTTGCACTCTTGGTGTAGATTATTTTTTAGCTCTGTTTAAGGCCACCACATGTGATGTGGACCCGGTGCTTCAAGTTGTGCATTCACGCCTAACTGAAGAAGACAACCAGTTGCTTATTGCTCCCTTCAACGCAGATGAATTTAAGGACGCAGTGTTCCAAATGAATTCGGACAAAGCCCCTGGACCAGATGATTTGAATCCGACATTTTATAAACGGTTTTGGTCTTTATGTGGTAGTGAGATTGTGGATACTTGCAACAAATGGCTTCATGATGGTTACTTTTCGGATGCTCTAGGGGACACTAATATTGTGCTCATTCCCAAATGTGATCAACCTAGAAGTATGAAGGATCTCCGACCGATCTCCTTGTGTAATGTTGTGTACAAGATTTTGTCGAAAGCCTTAGCTAACCGACTGCAGCAAGTCCTCGACAAATGCATATCTATTGAACAATCAAGCTTCATATCAGGAAGATCCATTACAGATAATGTACTTGTGGCATCATAAATCATCCATTACTTGAAGTGTAAAAATAGAGGCAGAAAAGGAGAAGTGGCACTTAAGATAGATATTAGCAAGGCATATGATCGTGTTGACTGGCACTATCTTTTTAGCATTATGAGGAGTATGGGTTTCCATCAGACATGGATTAATTGGATGAAGATGTGTGTTACTAATGTCAAATATCATATTCTGATGAATGATGATAGAGTTGGACCAGTGATCCCAGAGAGAGGTCTAAGGCAAAGTGACCCTTTATCACCTTATCTTTTCCTTTTATGTGCTGAAGGTATGACATCGTTGATAAAACAGGCCGAACAAAATAACTTGTTGCATGGAGTAAAGGTATGTCGTAGGGCTCCAGCGGTCAGTCATCTCCTATTTGCTGATGATAGCTTTCTTTTCTTCAGAGCAAATGATACTGAAACAAATgccttaaaaaatattttagatgtGTATGCCAATGCTTCGGGACAGATGATTAATATGCAGAAGTCTGAAatattttttagcaaaaatgtGCCACATGACTTGAGAACTGCTTTGTCCAATACTCTTCAGGTTACAGAGTGTTTAGGTACCGGAAAATATCTTGGCCTTCCCTTTATGATAGGGAGAagtaaaaaatcaattttcaacTACATCAAAGATAGAATTTGGCACCGTATTTCTTCATGGAGTAGCAAGATGTTGTCTCAAGCAGGTAAAGAAGTTTTAATTAAATCAGTGGCTCAAGCAATTCCTTCTTATTGCATGAGCGTATTTCTGTTACCATCATCCATAGGTGACGATATCGAGAAGATGTTAAATTCCTTTTGGTGGGGATCGAAGGGAGATAGGAAGCATGGGATCCGTTGGATGAGTTGGGACAAACTAACTATGAGAAAAGAATTTGGAGGCATGGGATTTCGAAGTATCCTCGGTTTCAATTTGGCAATGTTGGGAAAGCAAGGTTGGAAATTATCAACCAACCCCGATGCTATGGTTTCAAGAATTTTCAAAGCTAAATATTATCCTAATGGGGATTTTTTGGGAGCGTCCTTGGGGCACAATCCTAGTTATGTTTGGCGTAGCATTTGGTCATCCCGACGTTTGTTGAAGGAAGGTTACCGTTGGAGAATTGGCAATGGCTCTTCGGTTCCTATATGGCATACACCTTGGTTAAGAAATGAAGACAACCCAACTATCATTACTCCCATCCTCAACATTGAGAATTTATCAAAGGTTAGTGACTAAATTGATGTCAATCAAGGTTGTTGGAATAGAAATCGTGTGATTGAGTTATTTTGTGATAAAGATGCTAATGAAATTTTGAAGATCCCACTTGTTAACCTTGGAAGAAGAGATGGGATTATTTGGCGCTTTGATAAAAAAGGCATATATTCAGTAAAAAGTGCATATAGAGTATGTGTTGATGTGATGATTAACAGAGATGTTTGGAAAGTGGAAGGAGATTGACAACAATTATGGGTTTACCTATTCCTCCCAAGGTCAAGAATTTCCTTTGGAGACTTGGAAGGGATTGTCTACCTAATAGGCAAAGATTAATGAGCAAAGGAATTCATGGTGATtttaattgtgttgtgtgtcaTAGATACACAGAATATAATTGGCATTTATTTCTTGATTGTGCTGATAGTATAACTTGTTGGCGACAAGTTAATTTGTGGAATGCGTTGCAAAATTTAATGGAAAATGCTGAAGGTTTTAATGATGTTTTCAAACGTATTTGGCACAATTTCACCACTCAACAATTGGTTTCTTTTGCTATGATATCTTGGAGTTTATGACGCAAAAGAAACTTGCAGTTATGGGAGCAGAAAACTGAGAGCACGACACAGGTAATTGGCCGCGCCAATGGTACCCTCCAGGCCTGGCAGCAGGCGCGTCAACCAGCTGACATAGCCCACCCACGACAACAACAGGTCCAAGTTACACCATGGCAACCTCCGCCGCTAAATTTCGTCAAGTGCAACCTTGATGCAGCCATATTTGCTCATGAGCAACGTATAGGCATGTGAGCTTGTCTTCGCGACGACAAAGGGAGTTTTATCTTGGCCATGACAGCACATGAAGATGTGGTAATGACAGCACAGGAAACAGAAGCGTGGAGCTTATATCAAGGTATACAATGGGTTGCTAGCTTGGGTTATAATAAAGTTGTCTTTGAACTAGATTGTAAGATTGTTGTGGATGATGTGAACAAGATGAGTATCAACCAATCGGAGTATGGTTCAATCATTCAAAATTGACGAACCTTACTTCATCACTATAATGACTTCATAGTCGTTTTTACTAGGCGTCAAGCAAACGGTAGCGCTCATGCACTCGCACGAGCAGCTTTATCCCATGCTTATCGCAGTACTTTTAATGTAATCCCTCATTGTATTGCtactattattatgaatgaaatggcATAAGTTTtctttgcgtaaaaaaaaaagtgcacaTTTTAGCAAGACtctattttaatataaataaaaatgtaaaaatgaaaattattgtaCATTTATGTATGCTTCAAAAATATGTatctcataaaataaaaaacaaagaaaatgaaaaataattttaaaattctttaaaattattgtacgttt from Trifolium pratense cultivar HEN17-A07 linkage group LG5, ARS_RC_1.1, whole genome shotgun sequence encodes:
- the LOC123883906 gene encoding casein kinase 1-like protein HD16 isoform X1 yields the protein MPVLRSGARRGRPPKQNRQPPVRNPIDGEAIATRTRRRRAAAAAAANDKVEEEPIAVVAGKEENENIVVAATAKGEEENRALEEGGGAEKEEVGEKQMDGIESGGHSNDKADAEEESNGFVIPEQVQVGDSPLYKTEKKLGKGGFGQVYVGRRVSGGNLSQRIGPGAVEVAIKFEHISSKGCNYGPPNEWHVYNTLGGSHGVPQVHYKGRQGDYFIMIMDILGPSLWDVWNTKSHTMSTEMVACIAIEAISILEKMHSRGYVHGDVKPENFLLGARGTVDEKKLFLVDLGLATKWQNSTTGLHVDYDQRPDVFRGTVRYASVHAHLGRTGSRRDDLESLAYTLVFLLRGHLPWQGYQGENKGYQVCKTKMGTTPDTLCCFCPRPFKEFVEHVVSLKYDEEPSYAKYISLFDGIIGPNPDIRPLNTEGAQQVSVLLPFYSCVVLCMYDVCSPTFDTAILFSLKLVGHKRGRLALEDDDEQPKKKVRMGVPANQWISVYNARRPMKQRYHYNVSSTRLSQHIDKGNEDGLYISSVASSQGLWALIMDAGTGFTSQVYELSTQFFHKEWIKEQWEKSYYISAVAGVANGSSLVVMSKGTQYIQQSYKVSDSFPFKWINKKWREGFFVTSMATAGLKWGVVMSRGAGFSEQVVELDFLYPSEGIHKRWESGYRITSTAATQEQAAFVLSIPRKKPQDETQETLRTTAFPSTHIKEKWAKNLYIASICYGRTVS
- the LOC123883906 gene encoding casein kinase 1-like protein HD16 isoform X2; protein product: MPVLRSGARRGRPPKQNRQPPVRNPIDGEAIATRTRRRRAAAAAAANDKVEEEPIAVVAGKEENENIVVAATAKGEEENRALEEGGGAEKEEVGEKQMDGIESGGHSNDKADAEEESNGFVIPEQVQVGDSPLYKTEKKLGKGGFGQVYVGRRVSGGNLSQRIGPGAVEVAIKFEHISSKGCNYGPPNEWHVYNTLGGSHGVPQVHYKGRQGDYFIMIMDILGPSLWDVWNTKSHTMSTEMVACIAIEAISILEKMHSRGYVHGDVKPENFLLGARGTVDEKKLFLVDLGLATKWQNSTTGLHVDYDQRPDVFRGTVRYASVHAHLGRTGSRRDDLESLAYTLVFLLRGHLPWQGYQGENKGYQVCKTKMGTTPDTLCCFCPRPFKEFVEHVVSLKYDEEPSYAKYISLFDGIIGPNPDIRPLNTEGAQQLVGHKRGRLALEDDDEQPKKKVRMGVPANQWISVYNARRPMKQRYHYNVSSTRLSQHIDKGNEDGLYISSVASSQGLWALIMDAGTGFTSQVYELSTQFFHKEWIKEQWEKSYYISAVAGVANGSSLVVMSKGTQYIQQSYKVSDSFPFKWINKKWREGFFVTSMATAGLKWGVVMSRGAGFSEQVVELDFLYPSEGIHKRWESGYRITSTAATQEQAAFVLSIPRKKPQDETQETLRTTAFPSTHIKEKWAKNLYIASICYGRTVS